TAAGTAGACTTAATTTCAATACTATAATAGGGACCAATTCAGCTTCTCACCATTTTGTTTCACACCCAAAGACCACTTCCAAGGGCATTAATCCACCTCTTCCAACTGATCATTTTTGTGCAAGtaaaccatgtttttttaaaagacttgtgCACTTGCCCAGGCTCAAAGATATTAAAATCTAGCACATAAAGCCCATTACTAGAGGTAGAAATACAGGCAATATACTATTACGGCAACCACCATCGATTACAGTTAAGGATTCTCTGTAACAACCAAATGGATAATCAATATTGCAACAACTCAAGTATTACACTGAGCAAAGTGCATTTCTACAGTATTCAGTGTTGCTATTCAGATTTCTAACGAACAGCCTATGGTAACTGGCATCAAAGAAGATCCTTACACAGACTGCTTCTGAACTTATGATGTAATTATTGCATGCTGCTAATACACTGTTATCTAAACATTAAAGAtactctaaaatattttttatggtAGACTATGATTAAGACATACTACAAAAACCCTTATGCAGAAGCAAGTCCTACTGACCTACTGCTGCTTTAAATATTGTGAAAACATTACAGCGGAATGAGTTTTCGCAGTGGTTAGGTCAAATGCAGTTACATCATAGCAACAGTATGTTTGCACAATTTAAGGCTTTGGCTGGTTTAGTCAGCTTCTTCTTCAGATTCTTCTTCCTCGGCAGTTTCCAGCCAGGTCAACCACTGGTTTACCTGCAAGAAGGCCAAATCAATGTTAACAGTCAGATGAGGAAGAATTGCCACACTTCCCAGTGCATCTGCAGAATATCCCCACATGAATCAAGCCACCGCACACTATACAATTAATGCAATTATTTAAATCTTTTGCTCACTTTGAATTGTTTCCGATATATTCCAATGCCTTATTTAACTTGCTACTACTACATGTGAGAGATTGCAAGGAGACAATTCACCTGGAACAATGCTTTGCCCTTCCCTGGAAACTCTTGTGTAATATCTTCTTTCCATGCGAGAAAAGCTTCTTCTTCAATGATTTCCATATCATAGAAATGAACAAAGAAGCGCAATAACATgcctgaaacaaagcaaaaacatttctattttaaGTGGAAATATTTTTTGGTTTTCATATGTTTATGTAATTCAAACTGCCATTAAACAGAAGTAGTCATATTATTCTAGGTGTCTCTGGAACATAGACAACCCTCCATACATCATTTGGAATTATTTGCATAGAATACATTAATGGCACCAATTCTTAAGTCTTTAGTCTATGTACAACTGCAATATATGTGAGTCTAACTTTCACCAAAGAACTTTTTCCCTCTCCTATTATAAGACAACCAGTTTCCACCTCTTTGGCAGAACCCTTCTTCAATCTCCTTATGACAAAGAATTGCATAGAGAAGCAAAAGATGGGATTTGATTTTATTCCTACCTTTTGGAAAGCTGTTGTTATAGCAGTGCACTTGGAGCGCATACAGGGCACTCACTTGTAGATCAACATGGTCATGAAGGAACTTCTGCATTACCGGCTTAAAGGAAAGAAGCAGCTGTTTTTCTTGCTCTAACTGCTCTTTAGTAGGAGCAGATGAAGAATCTGGTTCATCATTAGGTGGATTTACTTCACTGGAAATATACTGCAAGAAACTGAAAGAAGAGTTGGAATTCAGACAACAGCATAGGCTTTCCTCAATAGCATCTGCAACATATCCATCCCCATTAAAGAGGAAACAAGTAAATTCCAAGCCACAGACAAGGAAggtatggctctccagatgctgaGACTGAAACTTCAATCAACAACTTGTTATGGTAGCTGAGGTTGATGAAAAGTGCATATGGAGGGTCACACCTTCCTCAGGTCAAACAATGAAGATTCCTTTGCATATGTAGGAATGTTAGCATAAGGGAAACTTGGTAACTCTGATGTTAATTAATCTTTCATATGCAAAGCCAATATAGTTCATTTACATTACTTAAAACCAATTCAAGTAACTTGTTTTTCTCACCTGGTCATCAAAATATTAACAAATCCCTTATCTACATGAAGTTTTGgtgaaatattgtctttaatcCATTTATAGATTGCTTGAGGGGATGGGTCCAATTTGATTTGCTTTAACAACTCCTTCTCCAATTTTAGAAGTGGAAACAAGAAGCTAAgaccttttccttccaaaatctCCAGCATACGATCTTTATTCTGGTCAATCTCTGTAAAAATACAACCAGCAGCTTGTCAATTTAGCTACTGTTGCAGTACTTGGGGAGAGAGGCTCAGGTCATTTACCATTATTTTCAAACCTTTTATATACTataatctttttcttttgatCACTTACCTGGCAGCATCTTCTGCATATTGACTTTACTCTGTTGGAAGAGTTCAGTTAGCCATTCACGGTCCTGCAGCTTCGCTAACTGCTGAAGGCAAagcaagaagagggggaaatgggTGCCACTTTCCAATGGCTGAGCTAGTTCCGAGATGCTCACTAGTTCTGAAATTATGGCACGGGCTGCAAACTGTGCTAGATAGGATTTTACCAGAGGGATGTCCACTTCCAGTTTAGGACACTGGTCCAACACATTTAGGAATGCCTGCAAAACAACAGCATGTGCATTTTTAGTATACATATTCATACATCATTTAGACAACTGGACAATGTAAGCCAAAAAAATCTATGATTATAGTTCTGTATGTTAATACCTGCATGAAGTTTTCACTAGTGGCTATCCCTTCCTGCTTAAGTAAATTGATCAGTGCACTTGCTTTTTCTTTATCTTCATCTGATCGATCTAGTGACTGAAGTATTATTTTACTTAGCATCTCAGGAAGAAAGTGTTTTGGCGCCCTCATTTCTCTCACACTGTTAACAGCATCGTTGGCATTTCCACTATTCAGATACTCGGTCACAACAGTTTCCtaaaacaggaggaaaaacagaaaacGAAAAAGAATCTACTTTTCCCAATATTCTGTCAAGCTATTACAGTTTACATTTCTAAGAGTGATTAAGGAACTTACTGTTAACTTGAGCAGCTCTTCTTTAGAAGGTGGTGGCTTTTTACTTATCTTTGCAGGTTTCTCCTGGATAAGTGGAGGATTTGTCTTCAGACCAAGCTGAGGTGGCTTGAAGAATAAATGTTTGTTAGCAAGTGACAAAATCGGCAATAAAATATAACAGAGTAACTTGATGCTAGCCGTTTCTGTGCTGCCATGTATACTTTAGCAAACTGCTAAGAAGGCTGGGGATACTCCAGGAGCACCCCACAGCAAGAACAAATGTTCCACAACAGTATTTTAAGGCCAGCATTTTTCCATTCAAGATTAACTACTCAGCTATACACACTACTAAGAAGGAAATCTTGCTAAATCTACTGAGACTtgctcccaaacaaacatatatgTCAACATCCAAGGTCCTAATACCAGTGCTTGGTCTTCTGAAatcttttaaacagaaattaCCTACTAAAGACTTTGCTGCAAAATCTTAAATTGATACAGGAGACAAAACTCCCAATTCTATCACCACAGGAAAGGTTACACTGCAGAACAACATGTCGATTCCTGCCTTACCCATGCATTTCTTGCAATTCCAGACACAATTTAGAACTATTACTGTAACCCACTGGGAGCTTTTAATTACAACAGTTAGTTAACATTTACCTGTCCCAAAGGTGGTGTCTGAGTACGTGGTGGCTGTGCACTGGGAGGGATCATAGTTATCTGGGGCTGAAGCTTTGGCACTTGATTTTTGTTTATTAGGAAAGATTGAGCAGGCCTCAGGCTGATCTGtggaaggagttaaaaagatGAAGATTCCTTAGAAGGTCTGTTTTATCTAGCCAAAGTGGGAGTGATATTTATTCTACAGATATTAATGATTCAATTGCAAGCTTGTATGCTCATTAAACTGCAGCTCACTGTAGAAGACTTCCAAGCTGGCAAGTGGGATACAAATGCTTACAATAAATGCTTAATAAGGAACAGCATGATTAAATAGGGGAACTAGCTGTGAGAACAATGCCATCTAATTGTAACTCTTTATACTGCCAAACAGGAATTGAAACTGTCTTTCGACTGTTCCTTGTTTATGAAGAGACTGCCCTCATATCTCATAATCTTGCTCACAGGACACTGGATATTCCAAAGGCAGAGGTAAGgtaggaggaagaaagaggaaaatagaAAGATAAGAAGAGTGTTGGAGAAAAAGAACCAAGAGGTGAgggaagagagaaatggaagTTCCAGCATTGGTCCTCGTAATAACGCGTCTTGTTATAATCATCGGGCATTCAGTTTAGAATCAAACCCGTTTAAACATAAGCATGTACCTCATCTGCATTAAGCTGTCCTTTCTTAGAAAACCGAGGTGGCATATCCTTGGACTGTCCTTGTTGCTGGGATAGAAGTCCCTGATTCTGATTATGGTATAGCTGACTTTGCCCCTGTTTTCAAGAAGAGTGAAAAGGAAGTCAAGACTACTACACTGCAATACTTCCTTTTTAATAATATCTAACGCACTTCAGAAGTTCTCATATCACAACTCTCATTGAGCTTCATATTAACCACTGCTATCAAGAGATTATGAAAAGGCAGTATAATTTAACATATGGTAAGTAGCAACTTCAGAAATCATTTATCTTACAAAGGCTTGCTCTAGTTCACCTAGGCAAAATCAGGGTAGAAATGACATCTAACCTGACTCTATGAAAGGATCACCTGTTTTCTGCTGCttaggtaaaggttacccttgacatataatccagtcgtgtccaattctagggcgcagtgctcatccccgtttccaagccatagagccagcatttgtccaaaaagtttccgtagtcacgtggccagcacaactagacacggaacactgacctatctactcgcatttacatgctttcaaactgctaggttggcaggaactgggacaagcagcgggagctcactccattgcgtggattcaatcttacaattgctggtcttctgaccttgcagcacagaggcttctgcggtttagcctgcagcgccaccacgtccctattttgcTGCTTATTTAGTGTCAATTACTTACAATAATTTATTTCTCTTATTCCCCCACACAAAGGAATTTTAAGGAGTGAAATTAACATATCTAAGGTCACTTACCGGATTTTTCAAGAAAGATTTGCCTAGTTCTCCAAACTGGGATTGAGGAGGAGCCATAAGGTGTCCCCCATGGCCATTGAAAAGTTGATTTGACCGATGTCGCCCCATGGTGGGTGAAAATCTATCTTGAATAACTCCTGGACCAGTACCAATTCCGCTACCTGTTTTTGAAAACAATGATATCTTAGAGTATCTTACAATATTCAAGGTGCTAAACAACATACTGTGAGACCCACAACTGTAATATTACCAGGCATTTGTCCAAACATATCAGCAAGTCCTCCAAGTGGATCCCTGTCAAGTTTTATCCTGGGCGGCATAAACGGTCCCTCCAGAAAGAAGTCACTTCTCATCCCTTGAGACATAGGTGGAGGAATAAAAACTCCCAGATCCTTCAAAATAAAAGATGCAGAAACGAAGTTTTATTGTAATTCTGGCAAATATCTTAATGTTAACATTAACTGTAGAAATAAATCTCAATGACATTCTCTTTACTAAAGATGCAGTATCACTGTTAtagccaaatatttatttatctgaataCTCACTTTCACTGCATCTTGACGGATTTGATTGATAGTCTTTGGTCCATTGTCAAGAAAAGCTTTGCGAGGAACCCAGTTGTGTTCTCTCAACTCCACAGTGTCCTTTAATTATGAAATGGCATAGCATTAAATTCAGATACAGATGCCAATACACCTGACCTCCTAAGATAAAGAAATGTAGGCTCTTACCTGCAGCAGGAAACGAATCCTTGCCGGCAATTCCTTACTCATCATCAAGGTGCGCATACGGGCAAAGTACTGATCCATCAAGGACTGTTGAGAAATAAAATTTTTACGTTCTGCTAGGCTGACGACACGTTAACATTAGAAACATCCAAGTCTTGaatactactacagtggtgccccgtacatcgaggttaatccattccagattaaccctgGCTATGTGAAATCGTCCCTAAACGAaatgtaaaagcccattggaacgcattaaacatcgtttaatgtgttccaatgggccctaaacttaccgttcagcgaagtttcctccatagcagcagccattttcgcacccttggtaagtgaggggagggcgtgaaaacgctgcgcacggccatttcgggcgtccggcggccattttagaaccgctgaacagctgatcgtgggaggcttgggggggcagtaggaagagaagagggaaagtgggggggaggacgtgCGAGCGCGCGGGCTttcctcccttcgcctgcctgccttcctccccgggggcatcaggagaaggacgaggacgAAGAGGGAAAGCGGGGGTGGCGGGCGAGTGccgtttccctccctccatctgcctgcccgcctgcgttTCTCCCTGGCtagcgcggccccgcatcactctcgcggcggctccttcctggcgcctgtcttcggtaagcgagttttttccatagggaccgacgctatgcctccgcattagcgatcccggaaaagggatcgctatgcagattcgttgttatatggtgtgctcgttatgtgaggcaccactgtactaaaaatacTGTTCAAAAATACAGCTTAGTCTCTTGAATTAATATTAAAACACCCACACACGTCTCAAACATTTTCTACTTGATTGGTCTGAATTAAACTATGGCTACCAAGCAGATCTGTGAAGTTCTGGCAATGTTTACCTTGGCTTTTGCATGGTCTAGTCTAGGTCCTACTGTCCTCATTATCTGACAGAGGCACTCCAAATCCTCTCCCATATCCTTAAGTTggactctcttcttcttttccaaaagCTGAAAGTTTTGAAACCAAGAAACACATTTATTAACACCACTTTGCTGCTTTTCACAATCTTCCATATAGGATCCCACTATCTCCATTATAAGTCATTTGTAAAATTAACTAGTTTACAACGTAATACTCCAAGGCATCCTCATGATAACCTTGATAGTTGCGCTTCCCTTTCAAAATACATTCTCAGACTTCTATCTCTTGAAAGATTTCTCAGAAAATATGGCAACAGCCTCACAAGCTCCCTTAAAAAACACTTAAGTCTATATTAAAAAGTTTCACTCGAGATCCAGTTATGGGAGAGTGTATTCTGTACTATGTTTAATTCATTACAGTGAGAATCAGGAGTCTAGGTCACTGCTTTTCATAAATTCAGTGTGCATCTCATAATGTAATCCAGAAATTTCTACTTcattcaataattttttttttccatgggaGAAATGAACCATTTTCTCAACATGCGATTCTGGAATGGGTTCTCTAAAAGTACTAATTCTGAAAACTTCTGCTTGAAGAAATCTCTCTTTGTGAAAGCATATACATTTTGCATTCATCAGATTTTGTCATAAGTTATTCTTTCCCTTTTAACTGAGATCTTGCCAGTTATTCCCAACTGATCAGTGTACACGAAGACAGAAAATAACACTTACTGTTTTGATGCACTTATGAAGGATAGATTCATGAATAAGATCAAGCTTGCCAAGTTCTCCAATGAATTTGATGTTTCCCAGCATCTTGATCTTAGCAATGGctctctgttcctcctcctcGGGGAGGAGGGGGCCGTCATGCTTATCATAGactaaaagaaacagagaaaaatgttgCTCTGTTTCTACAACAGACACAAATTAAAACAAGGATTGTATCAAGAAAAATGAAGTCTTACTATCAACATTTCTGGTGCGGTTTTCAAATTCATCCTGAAGTTTAGAAATTAAGAGGCGTCTGAATGTCTAGGAGTAAACAAGCAATCATTTAATACCTTGTTATTCCACAGTACCAAGCCTTGTAAGTCTCATCTTGAAAAACATTTGCACTCACTGTGCTTTGCTTCTGTCCTGGATGACTCTCTGCTGATGGGCCATCAAAGTTGGGTGCATCTTCTGCCAGTCGCAGACATAGTTGAGCATATAGCGAGCTATATTTTGGCTCTTCAAGGGCTTTGTCTACAATCTAAAGAAGAGAACCTTCATGACTTGTTTGGAAAAACCAGAATACGAACCTAGCAAATGAAGTATTCACAGCTTTATATCCAAAGGGCCAGCAGGTTTTTGAATttccaaatttgaaaaaaaaattgtgcacaaGCCCAAACTATCCACTGAATTTTAACAGTTTAGACCAGTCATTCTCAATGAGGCCCCTCCGggaggccctggcacatttgaagagggccacaaattggaaacaattcttcacacaacaCCTTGTAAGGCTCattatgtgatttatacaatcctgatttggcctatatttctttcatattgcgttTATCgctgtggctaaaaaaaaaagattgagaatggctagTCTAGAGTAGCTTCCATTGGCATGATTTAAGCACAGACTAAATAATCATACTTTCCTAGGATCCAGTGCCGATTAAAGAAAAGAGAACCAGCTTTTATCTTGTTGGTTCCAAGACCGATTTAGCAGTGCCCAACATTTGTCACAGCTGTCCTACTGCTTCTCTGTTAATGAGAGGCTTGTGTGCCACCAGTAATGCCATCAGGATGTGGCCTATGTAACATTCCTAGTTGTGCTCCTCCTCTTGCCAGCACTGCATCATGAAAGTTCTAAAATGGCACCAAGGCTTGATGGTCATTAGAAAAAGGACTATACCAAGCAATCACTGACAAGAAACCCAGGAGTCAAATTGCACCTAAACTTTTTAGCTAAGAAACCATGAACATCCACCACAAtgattctatatattttttcctaaGAATTAATTGCAGCTCCAATTGTGAATTAAACCCACCTAGCCCTAAATCTGATATCTTATTAGTGCTTGTCTGGGTAACAGTAGGTGCTACAATGCAGCTGAACCACTGCAATGTCTTGGCTTAGCCAATGTGAGTACATTCTGATGCAGTACTACAATAATCCCTGCAGCATACCCCAGCACTTATTATAGTAGGTGCTTAAAAATGATAATTTCTAACATACATACTATTACACCCTCCTATGATGCAGAATTTTCATTCTTATCTAAATTACTATTTATCCGATAGGTGTATTTGCCCTTACCAGCAGTATGATCCCCTTTAGGATGAGCTTAGACTCTACACCCACATTGAGGAGCTCAAGGCATAGCTTGTCAAACTTTTCAGGAGTAAGCTTATTTAATatgctaaaagaaacaaaaagaaaaagaaattatgaaCTTTATTTCCCAGTATCTTTTTCTTGCATGATTTGTTCTTACataaaatgtatgtgcagccaCTAACGACTCTCCCCAGTATGTAGCTTTTCTCTTAGGAAAAGTTACAAGTATATCCAAATTTATATcaataatatatttattcattaaatttatgccccgcccatctagacacaagtctactctgtaTACTGAAAATATGGACACAAAGTCTGAACCAAATGGCTGATATAGCACTGACTGGTGCACTAAAACTGCAGTCCAGCTTCtgtaaagaaaatggaagatctATCTAGCAGTTTCAAAACTTATACAAGGCAATGCTGAGGAGACACAAGGAAGAGTGATGGTGAAGTAGGATACTGCTGACAAACTGTAAGTGGAGAGAAAGAGGGTCTGTAAGAAAGGCCAGGCATAGAATCACTGTGGAAGAGAATAAAGCAGAGAGGTGAACCCAAAAGGGATTAAAAAGAGAAATCTGAGAGGTCTCACAGCATTTCAAACCAAGAGAAACCTATAACCAAGAGAAACCTATACTACTGCAGAATGAAGAGAAAGGAAGTATAGAATAACCAAGTCAAATCCTAGGGTGACCAAAAAAATAGATGAATGCAGTAGGCAATGGCATACAGTATAAACAAGAAGTAGCATAGATATGAAAGTCAAAGGAAGAACCAAGGAGAATGTAGAACCAGTGTAAACCCATAAAGCCAAAACTAGCCATGCATTACTTGTAGTCAGGAAGTGAGCAGGCAATCAAGGCTTACAGACTGTG
The Pogona vitticeps strain Pit_001003342236 chromosome 1, PviZW2.1, whole genome shotgun sequence genome window above contains:
- the EIF4G2 gene encoding eukaryotic translation initiation factor 4 gamma 2 isoform X2; amino-acid sequence: MLGNIKFIGELGKLDLIHESILHKCIKTLLEKKKRVQLKDMGEDLECLCQIMRTVGPRLDHAKAKSLMDQYFARMRTLMMSKELPARIRFLLQDTVELREHNWVPRKAFLDNGPKTINQIRQDAVKDLGVFIPPPMSQGMRSDFFLEGPFMPPRIKLDRDPLGGLADMFGQMPGSGIGTGPGVIQDRFSPTMGRHRSNQLFNGHGGHLMAPPQSQFGELGKSFLKNPISLRPAQSFLINKNQVPKLQPQITMIPPSAQPPRTQTPPLGQPPQLGLKTNPPLIQEKPAKISKKPPPSKEELLKLTETVVTEYLNSGNANDAVNSVREMRAPKHFLPEMLSKIILQSLDRSDEDKEKASALINLLKQEGIATSENFMQAFLNVLDQCPKLEVDIPLVKSYLAQFAARAIISELVSISELAQPLESGTHFPLFLLCLQQLAKLQDREWLTELFQQSKVNMQKMLPEIDQNKDRMLEILEGKGLSFLFPLLKLEKELLKQIKLDPSPQAIYKWIKDNISPKLHVDKGFVNILMTSFLQYISSEVNPPNDEPDSSSAPTKEQLEQEKQLLLSFKPVMQKFLHDHVDLQVSALYALQVHCYNNSFPKGMLLRFFVHFYDMEIIEEEAFLAWKEDITQEFPGKGKALFQVNQWLTWLETAEEEESEEEAD
- the EIF4G2 gene encoding eukaryotic translation initiation factor 4 gamma 2 isoform X1, whose product is MLGNIKFIGELGKLDLIHESILHKCIKTLLEKKKRVQLKDMGEDLECLCQIMRTVGPRLDHAKAKSLMDQYFARMRTLMMSKELPARIRFLLQDTVELREHNWVPRKAFLDNGPKTINQIRQDAVKDLGVFIPPPMSQGMRSDFFLEGPFMPPRIKLDRDPLGGLADMFGQMPGSGIGTGPGVIQDRFSPTMGRHRSNQLFNGHGGHLMAPPQSQFGELGKSFLKNPGQSQLYHNQNQGLLSQQQGQSKDMPPRFSKKGQLNADEISLRPAQSFLINKNQVPKLQPQITMIPPSAQPPRTQTPPLGQPPQLGLKTNPPLIQEKPAKISKKPPPSKEELLKLTETVVTEYLNSGNANDAVNSVREMRAPKHFLPEMLSKIILQSLDRSDEDKEKASALINLLKQEGIATSENFMQAFLNVLDQCPKLEVDIPLVKSYLAQFAARAIISELVSISELAQPLESGTHFPLFLLCLQQLAKLQDREWLTELFQQSKVNMQKMLPEIDQNKDRMLEILEGKGLSFLFPLLKLEKELLKQIKLDPSPQAIYKWIKDNISPKLHVDKGFVNILMTSFLQYISSEVNPPNDEPDSSSAPTKEQLEQEKQLLLSFKPVMQKFLHDHVDLQVSALYALQVHCYNNSFPKGMLLRFFVHFYDMEIIEEEAFLAWKEDITQEFPGKGKALFQVNQWLTWLETAEEEESEEEAD